CCGAAAAAGATAAAACTATCCGGCGGCATCCTTCACTCTCAGAATTGGACGCAGATGTGCGCCGATATCTTCCAGGAAGAGATGGAGATAGACAAGGAGAAACAGGGGTCGCTTATCGGCGGCGCGGTACTCGCGATGGAGTTGCTCGGCGTCATCGGCGACGCGAAGGATTACAGGCCCGAGGCCTGCGAGAGGATAAAGCCGGATTTTCAGAACGCGCAGCTTTACGCTAAGAAATATCGGCGCTATCTGGACGTATATAATGAAAATTTTTGCAAAGGGGGAAATAAATAATGGATATCTATAAGCAGATCGAAGCTCTTAAAATCGTGCCTGTGGTGAAGCTTGACGCGGCGGAGGACGCCGTGCCGCTGGCAAAGGCGCTGATCGACGGCGGCCTTCCCATCGCGGAGATAACTTTCAGGACGGCGGCGGCCGAGGAATCGATCCGCGCCGTTTCCGTGGCTTTTCCGCAAATGCTGGTGGGAGCCGGTACTGTGGTGAATGTGGAACAGGCGGAACGCGCGGTGAAGGCCGGCGCGAAGTTCATCGTTTCGCCGGGGTTTTCGCCCGCAGTTACAAAATTCGCCGTGGAAAAAGGCATCCCGATCTTCCCAGGAGTCTGCACGCCGACCGAGATAATGGCCGCGTTGGAATTCGGGCTTAAAGTTGTAAAGTTTTTCCCCGCCAAGCAATACGGCGGGCTCGCGACGATAAAAGCGCTCGCCGCGCCGTTCCCGGGGATCAGATTCATGCCCACCGGCGGCGTCAGCGCCGAAAATCTACTGGAATATCTCTCTTCTGATAAGGTTATCGCCTGCGGCGGAAGCTGGATGGTAAAGGAATCGCTCATCGGCGCGCGCAGCTTCGGCGAGGTCGCGAGGCTTACGAGGGAGGCCGTCGCGCTCGCCGCCAAGGCGTAGAGGAGGTACAGGCAATGGCAAAATATAAGGTTATCGTGACCGCAAGGTCATTTGGCAAGACGGACTCAAAGGCGCGCGAACTGCTTGAGGAAGACGGCTGTTCCGTAATAAAGCTTGAAGAGGCGGGCGGCCCGATATACGAACAGCTCAAAAACGAGCTGCCCGATGCCGACGCCGTGATCGCCGGGCTTGACGACTATGACGAACGGCTGCTCGCCCGCGGCGGGAAGCTTAAAGTCATATCCCGCTACGGCGTCGGGTATGACAGGGTTGACGTCGGAGCGGCCTCCAAATTCGGCATCAAGGTCACCGTCACGCCGGGAGCCAACGGCGACTCCGTCGCCGACCTCGCAGTCGGCCTCATGCTCGCGGCGGCGAGAAATATCCCCCTGATGGACGCCGCGATGAGGGCGGAGGCGCAGAAGCGCCCGCAGGGGGTCGAGATGTTTGAAAAGACCCTCGGTGTGGTAGGGGCCGGCCGCATCGGCCAGGGCGTCGCGAGAAGATGCCGCGGATTCGGCATGAAGATCCTGTGTTACGACGTCTATCAGAACGAGGCGTTCAAAGACGAGTGCCGGGCCGAATATGTCTCCTTCGAGAGGCTGATCCGCGAGTCGGATTTCATCACGATACACTCGCCATTAACGGAGGAGACGAAGAATATGTTCGGTG
The window above is part of the Cloacibacillus evryensis DSM 19522 genome. Proteins encoded here:
- the eda gene encoding bifunctional 4-hydroxy-2-oxoglutarate aldolase/2-dehydro-3-deoxy-phosphogluconate aldolase; the protein is MDIYKQIEALKIVPVVKLDAAEDAVPLAKALIDGGLPIAEITFRTAAAEESIRAVSVAFPQMLVGAGTVVNVEQAERAVKAGAKFIVSPGFSPAVTKFAVEKGIPIFPGVCTPTEIMAALEFGLKVVKFFPAKQYGGLATIKALAAPFPGIRFMPTGGVSAENLLEYLSSDKVIACGGSWMVKESLIGARSFGEVARLTREAVALAAKA
- a CDS encoding phosphoglycerate dehydrogenase — its product is MAKYKVIVTARSFGKTDSKARELLEEDGCSVIKLEEAGGPIYEQLKNELPDADAVIAGLDDYDERLLARGGKLKVISRYGVGYDRVDVGAASKFGIKVTVTPGANGDSVADLAVGLMLAAARNIPLMDAAMRAEAQKRPQGVEMFEKTLGVVGAGRIGQGVARRCRGFGMKILCYDVYQNEAFKDECRAEYVSFERLIRESDFITIHSPLTEETKNMFGEREFAVMKRDAIIVNTARGGIIDERALCAALRGGVIRGAALDATVSEPPYGEEILTLPNCIVTPHAGAATKEASAKMSLMSARNVLDVLTTGECKYAVN